One genomic segment of Aquipluma nitroreducens includes these proteins:
- a CDS encoding MlaE family ABC transporter permease, whose translation MNIFNQTGQYFALLLKVFSKPERHSLYIRQTFNEIENLGIKSVGIVAVISIFMGGIMTLQVAYNMVNPLLPRTIIGLGNRDSLILEFSSTIMGLIMAGKIGSNITSEIGSMKVTEQIDSLEIMGVNSASYLILPKIIAVVLMFPLLYILSVFFGIIGGLIVGPAVGAVTITDYINGIQSSFNPYYVTFSLMKCLVFGFLISSISAFFGYTVEGGAFDVGTASTRAVVNTNIQILVWDLILTQLLL comes from the coding sequence ATGAATATTTTTAATCAAACAGGTCAATATTTTGCACTCCTACTGAAAGTCTTCAGCAAACCTGAACGACATAGTTTGTATATCCGACAGACCTTTAATGAAATTGAGAACCTCGGGATTAAATCGGTTGGTATTGTAGCTGTTATCTCCATTTTCATGGGTGGAATCATGACCTTACAGGTTGCCTATAACATGGTCAATCCATTATTGCCAAGAACAATCATTGGCTTAGGAAACCGGGATTCGCTGATTCTTGAGTTTTCATCGACCATAATGGGACTGATCATGGCTGGGAAAATCGGGTCGAACATAACCTCCGAAATCGGAAGTATGAAAGTGACTGAGCAAATTGATTCACTTGAAATTATGGGAGTTAACTCAGCCAGTTACTTGATATTGCCTAAAATTATAGCCGTAGTTCTGATGTTTCCATTACTCTACATTCTTAGTGTATTCTTCGGAATAATTGGCGGACTTATTGTTGGTCCGGCAGTTGGGGCGGTGACTATTACCGATTATATTAATGGAATTCAATCTTCGTTTAATCCCTATTATGTCACCTTTTCACTGATGAAATGTCTGGTTTTTGGCTTCCTTATTTCATCTATTTCAGCCTTTTTTGGTTATACCGTTGAAGGTGGAGCATTCGATGTTGGTACGGCAAGCACCCGGGCGGTGGTCAACACAAACATCCAGATTCTGGTTTGGGATTTGATTTTAACTCAACTGCTTTTGTAA
- a CDS encoding ABC transporter ATP-binding protein, whose protein sequence is MIEIKNIYKSFENKDVLKNISKVFNQGETNLIIGRSGSGKTVLLKSIVGLHEVDKGQILYDNRDFTSMGQKLRKKLRQEMGMVFQGGALFDSLTVEENVRFPLDMFSELTSLEKQKQVDFCLDRVNITDANKLYPSEISGGMQKRVAIARSIVLNPKYLFCDEPNSGLDPETSMVIDELIHSITVDLKITTIINTHDMNSVMEIGDNILFISDGEMCWEGNRKEILYSENQKLQEFVFANKQYQRIRDDKINQ, encoded by the coding sequence ATGATCGAAATTAAAAACATATACAAATCATTTGAAAACAAGGATGTTCTGAAGAACATCTCGAAAGTATTCAACCAAGGGGAAACCAACCTGATTATCGGACGAAGCGGATCGGGAAAGACGGTTCTGCTGAAGTCAATTGTAGGATTGCACGAAGTTGATAAAGGTCAGATCTTGTACGACAATCGCGATTTTACTTCGATGGGACAGAAACTCCGCAAAAAACTCCGGCAGGAAATGGGTATGGTTTTTCAGGGTGGTGCCCTCTTCGATTCCTTGACGGTAGAAGAAAATGTCCGCTTCCCACTCGATATGTTTTCAGAACTTACCTCTCTAGAAAAACAAAAACAGGTCGATTTTTGTCTCGATCGTGTTAATATTACTGATGCAAACAAACTCTATCCTTCAGAAATTTCAGGAGGTATGCAGAAAAGGGTTGCCATTGCACGCTCCATTGTACTAAATCCCAAATACTTGTTTTGCGACGAACCCAATTCGGGACTTGATCCTGAAACCTCAATGGTTATTGACGAACTGATTCATTCAATTACCGTTGACCTGAAAATAACAACCATCATTAATACTCACGACATGAATTCGGTGATGGAAATTGGGGACAATATCCTGTTTATTTCTGACGGTGAAATGTGTTGGGAAGGAAACCGTAAAGAAATTTTGTATTCCGAGAACCAGAAACTTCAGGAGTTTGTTTTTGCCAACAAACAATACCAAAGAATCCGCGATGATAAAATCAATCAGTAA
- a CDS encoding LTA synthase family protein translates to MLKRQLSLKKYETNEYLVLLYRFSLLLGFYSICRILFFLFNTASFPKVTFFSFLTMMKGGLMFDVSALLYLNAAYILLFLLPFEFKFSNWYQKTLKWLFMISNGFGIAFNLIDIIYYRYILKRTTASMFDVAAFDAGNGRLILRFFYDFWYIPVILIVLLVLLSALYALIKPKAIRFRHPFIYFLSGIPVIFIVVVLSIIGMRGGWRHSTRPINMNNAGAFVNAPEEMAIVQNTPFCIFRTWGKKAFVHKSYFASEDELNRIYSPVHVPDSIGPARKDNVVIIILESFSRAFVGSLNPQLTDPRDKSYTPFLDSLINESLVFPNAFANGRKSIDAIPSVTASIPALVLPYVISERSGNSINSIASLLSVQGYQTAFFHGAPNGSMGFDAFTKIAGFQKYVGKNEYGKEADFDGVWGIWDEPFFQFFAHEMNKMQQPFATTIFSVSSHHPYEVPEKYKGKFPEGRLPINKCIHYTDHSLQKFFDLARTMPWFKNTLFVITADHAVDSAIQGYYTSVNYFAIPILFYKPDGSLKGVDTGLAEQIDILPTILSYLNYPYPYVAFGTNLLDKNSKRFVINYIQDSYQFLSGDYAFYLTDDKLTAIYNRKEDPELKKNLLGTVDFVEELQLQKAIVQQFNNRMADNRMVIGK, encoded by the coding sequence ATGCTGAAACGACAGTTAAGCCTGAAGAAATACGAAACTAACGAGTATCTGGTTTTGCTTTACCGGTTTTCGCTCCTTTTGGGGTTCTATTCGATCTGCCGGATTTTATTTTTTCTATTCAACACCGCCTCATTTCCCAAAGTCACGTTTTTTTCGTTCCTGACAATGATGAAAGGCGGACTTATGTTTGATGTCAGCGCATTATTATATTTGAACGCGGCTTACATACTGCTCTTTCTCCTACCCTTTGAGTTCAAATTCAGCAATTGGTACCAGAAAACATTAAAATGGCTTTTCATGATTAGCAATGGCTTTGGGATTGCTTTTAACCTGATTGACATTATTTATTACCGATACATCCTGAAACGGACAACTGCCAGCATGTTCGATGTTGCAGCCTTCGATGCCGGAAATGGTAGGTTGATCCTACGTTTCTTTTACGATTTCTGGTACATCCCAGTCATTCTCATCGTTTTACTGGTTTTACTTTCAGCATTGTACGCCCTGATTAAGCCCAAAGCTATCAGATTCCGTCACCCGTTTATCTATTTTCTTTCAGGAATACCTGTAATTTTTATTGTAGTTGTACTATCGATTATTGGAATGCGTGGAGGTTGGCGGCACAGTACCCGACCGATTAACATGAACAATGCCGGAGCATTTGTAAATGCGCCTGAAGAAATGGCTATCGTACAAAATACCCCGTTTTGTATTTTCCGCACCTGGGGGAAAAAGGCCTTTGTTCATAAATCGTATTTCGCCTCGGAAGACGAATTGAACCGAATTTATTCGCCTGTTCATGTTCCTGACAGCATTGGGCCCGCCCGAAAAGACAACGTGGTGATCATTATTCTGGAAAGTTTCAGCCGGGCATTTGTAGGTTCGCTAAATCCGCAACTGACTGACCCACGCGACAAAAGTTATACCCCATTTCTCGATTCACTGATCAACGAAAGTCTTGTTTTCCCAAATGCATTTGCCAACGGACGTAAATCAATCGACGCCATTCCATCAGTTACTGCAAGTATTCCAGCGCTGGTACTGCCATATGTTATTTCAGAACGATCTGGAAATTCGATCAATAGCATTGCCAGTCTGCTTTCAGTGCAGGGGTATCAAACTGCCTTTTTTCATGGAGCGCCCAATGGATCGATGGGTTTTGATGCTTTCACTAAGATTGCTGGGTTTCAGAAATATGTTGGGAAAAACGAATATGGGAAAGAAGCTGATTTCGATGGCGTTTGGGGCATTTGGGACGAACCTTTCTTCCAGTTCTTTGCCCACGAAATGAATAAGATGCAGCAGCCGTTTGCAACAACCATTTTCTCGGTTTCGTCGCATCATCCATATGAAGTTCCGGAGAAATACAAGGGTAAATTTCCTGAAGGACGACTTCCGATTAATAAATGCATTCACTATACCGATCATTCGCTTCAGAAATTTTTCGACCTAGCCCGAACCATGCCCTGGTTTAAAAATACACTGTTTGTCATTACAGCCGATCATGCTGTTGATTCTGCCATACAAGGATATTACACTTCGGTAAATTATTTTGCGATTCCAATCCTTTTTTACAAACCCGACGGAAGCCTGAAAGGTGTAGATACGGGTTTGGCTGAACAAATTGATATTCTTCCTACCATACTCAGTTACCTGAATTACCCTTATCCATATGTGGCTTTTGGAACCAATTTATTAGACAAAAACAGCAAACGATTTGTGATTAATTACATACAGGATTCGTACCAGTTTTTAAGTGGCGATTATGCTTTTTACCTCACCGACGACAAACTTACCGCCATTTACAACCGGAAAGAAGATCCTGAATTAAAGAAAAATTTGCTTGGAACTGTTGATTTTGTGGAAGAACTGCAGCTACAAAAAGCCATCGTCCAACAGTTCAACAACCGAATGGCCGATAATCGAATGGTGATTGGGAAATGA
- a CDS encoding Gfo/Idh/MocA family protein — MGNHHSNISRRHFLGTTALAATAVTILPSKVIAGLGHKAPSDKLNIAGIGVGGMGFNNLSNMDTENIVALCDVDSKYAGRNAFRKWPLAQKYQDYREMFAKQKDIDAVMIATPDHSHALPALMAMKSGYHVYLQKPLTHSVFESRIMTETAKRYGVATQMGNQGNSGEGIRKVCEWIWAGTIGEVTSVDAWTNRPIWPQGLERPTDKMRIPNTLNWDLFIGPAKFRPYHEVYTPWNWRGWWDFGTGALGDMACHILDPVFKALMLQYPTAVEASSTTVNNESAPNAEKVTYWFPRRDNLSKVGMPEVKITWYDGGMLPERPAELKDGEQMGDWNGGVIFYGTKGKIMCGCYGANPTLLPTSEMTHFNEPEKIIRRIQNADTNGHEQDWIRAAKENKDNRVEASSYFGYSGPLNEMVVMGVLAVRLQDLRKRLIWDGKNMQFTNIGQSENIRVVTSNKFEVVNGDPKFDTKYDTIPALASAEEWIRHNYRDGWEQI; from the coding sequence ATGGGAAATCATCATTCGAACATCAGTCGCCGACATTTTCTTGGGACAACTGCGCTGGCTGCAACAGCTGTAACCATTTTGCCATCAAAAGTAATTGCTGGTCTTGGGCACAAAGCCCCGAGCGACAAACTTAATATTGCCGGAATTGGTGTTGGCGGTATGGGTTTTAATAACCTTTCGAACATGGATACCGAAAATATTGTTGCCTTGTGCGATGTTGATTCAAAGTACGCCGGACGAAATGCATTCCGGAAATGGCCGCTTGCTCAAAAATATCAGGATTACCGCGAAATGTTTGCCAAGCAGAAAGACATTGATGCCGTGATGATTGCAACGCCCGATCACTCTCATGCCTTGCCCGCTTTAATGGCTATGAAATCGGGTTATCATGTTTATCTTCAGAAGCCGCTGACTCATTCGGTATTCGAATCAAGGATAATGACCGAAACGGCCAAACGATATGGAGTTGCTACCCAAATGGGAAACCAGGGTAACTCAGGAGAAGGAATCCGTAAGGTTTGCGAATGGATTTGGGCTGGAACTATTGGCGAAGTGACTTCGGTGGATGCCTGGACCAATCGCCCGATATGGCCGCAAGGTTTGGAACGGCCTACTGATAAAATGCGGATTCCGAATACACTGAATTGGGACCTTTTCATTGGACCAGCCAAATTTCGTCCCTATCATGAGGTTTATACACCTTGGAACTGGCGCGGTTGGTGGGATTTTGGCACTGGTGCATTAGGCGATATGGCTTGCCATATTCTCGATCCGGTTTTCAAAGCCTTGATGTTGCAATATCCAACAGCTGTTGAAGCTAGTTCAACCACAGTAAATAATGAATCGGCTCCCAATGCTGAAAAGGTAACCTATTGGTTTCCCAGAAGAGATAATCTTTCGAAAGTTGGTATGCCTGAGGTTAAAATAACCTGGTATGATGGTGGAATGCTACCGGAACGCCCGGCGGAACTGAAAGACGGTGAACAAATGGGTGACTGGAATGGTGGGGTAATTTTTTACGGAACTAAAGGTAAAATCATGTGTGGCTGCTACGGCGCTAATCCAACATTGTTGCCCACATCTGAAATGACTCATTTTAACGAACCCGAAAAAATTATCAGGCGTATCCAGAATGCTGATACCAATGGACATGAACAAGACTGGATTCGTGCAGCAAAAGAGAATAAAGACAATAGGGTAGAGGCTAGTTCATATTTCGGTTATTCAGGTCCGCTCAATGAAATGGTAGTGATGGGTGTTCTGGCTGTCCGTCTTCAGGATTTGAGAAAACGACTGATTTGGGACGGTAAAAACATGCAATTCACCAACATCGGGCAATCCGAAAATATCAGGGTGGTAACTTCCAACAAATTTGAAGTGGTGAACGGCGACCCAAAATTCGATACCAAATACGATACTATTCCTGCATTGGCATCGGCAGAAGAGTGGATCAGGCACAATTACAGGGACGGATGGGAGCAAATTTAG
- a CDS encoding Gfo/Idh/MocA family protein, giving the protein MENKFSRRSFLATSATAAAAVTILPSNVIAGMGHKAPSDKLNIAAVGVGGMGHANLKNLKSENIVGLCDVDWKYADGCFKEFSGAKKYKDWRVMYDELGKSIDGVLVATADHTHCIVAAHAIEMGKSVYVQKPLTHTVYESRLLTKLAAKYNVATQMGNQGSSGEGVNLTCEWLANGEIGEVTKVEAFTDRPIWPQGLNTPSQGQWVPETLDWDLFTGPAKMRPYNEIYHPWNWRGWWAYGTGALGDMACHILHPVFVGLELGYPTKAQGNSTLLLQDCAPTAQSVKLTFPTRSVKRQWKGSKKAVLPQVEVSWFDGGIKPMLPAGWPAGKDPNDQGGCVFFHGTKGILVCGCYGVNPWILRPDGTVAKPEAPKFRRRVETSHEMDWVRAAKESPESRIQTASNFSEAGPFNEMVVMGVLAVRLQTLNKELLWDGPSMKFTNITDDEKIKIIVEDKFKIHDGHPTFDRSYTDPVPATEFAAELIKHTYRKPWSLPEMPA; this is encoded by the coding sequence ATGGAAAACAAATTTAGCAGAAGATCATTCCTTGCTACCTCAGCAACCGCTGCTGCTGCGGTAACCATTCTTCCGAGCAATGTAATTGCCGGAATGGGCCACAAAGCCCCCAGTGACAAATTAAACATTGCTGCTGTTGGTGTCGGCGGTATGGGCCATGCAAATTTAAAAAATCTTAAATCGGAGAACATCGTTGGTTTATGCGATGTGGACTGGAAATATGCCGACGGCTGTTTCAAAGAATTTTCGGGAGCTAAAAAGTACAAGGACTGGAGAGTAATGTACGATGAGCTTGGCAAATCGATTGATGGTGTTTTGGTTGCAACTGCTGACCATACACACTGTATTGTTGCCGCTCATGCTATCGAAATGGGTAAAAGTGTATATGTACAGAAACCATTAACTCACACTGTTTACGAATCACGCCTATTAACCAAGTTGGCTGCTAAATACAATGTAGCCACTCAGATGGGTAATCAGGGATCTTCTGGCGAAGGTGTTAACCTCACCTGCGAATGGCTTGCAAATGGCGAAATAGGCGAAGTGACTAAAGTTGAGGCTTTTACCGATCGTCCGATCTGGCCACAAGGCTTGAACACTCCAAGTCAAGGACAATGGGTTCCTGAAACATTGGATTGGGATTTATTTACAGGCCCAGCCAAAATGCGTCCATATAACGAAATTTATCACCCATGGAACTGGCGTGGCTGGTGGGCTTATGGTACAGGTGCTTTAGGCGATATGGCTTGCCACATTTTACATCCTGTATTCGTAGGTCTTGAATTAGGCTACCCAACTAAAGCTCAGGGTAATTCAACTTTATTGTTGCAGGATTGTGCTCCAACTGCACAGTCAGTAAAATTGACTTTCCCTACCCGTTCGGTAAAACGGCAGTGGAAAGGTTCGAAAAAAGCTGTACTTCCGCAAGTTGAAGTTTCATGGTTCGATGGTGGAATCAAACCAATGCTTCCAGCCGGATGGCCTGCAGGTAAAGATCCTAACGATCAGGGTGGTTGCGTTTTCTTCCATGGAACAAAAGGTATTTTAGTTTGTGGTTGCTACGGTGTTAATCCTTGGATTTTACGTCCGGATGGTACTGTTGCTAAACCAGAAGCTCCAAAATTCCGTCGCCGCGTTGAAACTTCACACGAAATGGATTGGGTACGTGCAGCTAAAGAATCACCAGAAAGCCGTATCCAAACTGCTTCTAATTTCAGTGAAGCCGGACCATTTAATGAAATGGTGGTTATGGGAGTATTGGCAGTTCGCTTACAAACCCTAAACAAAGAATTATTGTGGGACGGACCAAGCATGAAATTTACCAACATCACTGACGACGAAAAAATCAAAATCATCGTTGAAGATAAATTCAAAATTCATGATGGACATCCTACGTTTGACAGATCCTATACTGACCCGGTTCCTGCTACCGAATTTGCAGCAGAACTGATCAAACATACATACCGCAAACCTTGGAGCCTTCCAGAAATGCCGGCATAA
- a CDS encoding peroxiredoxin, which translates to MKTIGEKFPSFTKEAVVSLEAGKEFKTLTNVDITGKWTVFFWWPMDFTFVCPTEIVSFNEHFEEFAKRDANVVGASIDSQFVHLAWRNNHPGLKGLKFPMLADTSKSLSEELGILEPVNKIAYRATFIIDPEGTIQHVSVNGLNVGRNVKEIIRILDALQTGELTPCDWVPGEATL; encoded by the coding sequence ATGAAAACTATTGGAGAAAAATTTCCTTCGTTTACAAAAGAAGCCGTGGTTTCATTAGAAGCCGGCAAAGAGTTTAAAACATTAACCAATGTAGATATAACCGGCAAATGGACTGTATTTTTTTGGTGGCCTATGGATTTCACTTTTGTTTGTCCTACCGAAATTGTGTCGTTTAACGAACATTTTGAAGAGTTTGCCAAACGTGATGCCAATGTGGTTGGTGCTTCTATCGATTCGCAGTTCGTACATTTGGCCTGGAGAAACAATCATCCTGGGTTGAAAGGGCTGAAATTCCCGATGTTGGCCGATACCAGCAAATCACTTTCAGAAGAATTAGGCATTCTGGAGCCGGTAAACAAAATCGCATACCGTGCTACTTTTATCATCGATCCGGAAGGAACTATTCAGCACGTTTCAGTAAACGGATTGAATGTTGGTAGAAATGTAAAAGAAATCATCCGTATTCTGGATGCCCTGCAAACCGGAGAATTAACTCCATGCGATTGGGTACCGGGTGAAGCAACTTTGTAA
- a CDS encoding TonB-dependent receptor domain-containing protein: MKKLLTVLFLFLITASTIFSQVPPAGARPGGPGAGMNGVPKNGKISGKIIDTETNTPMEYANVSIFRKQDSKLITGSISNASGAFVITDLPLGEYYVEASFIGFEKTTIKDVKIAPNAATVDMGTIGLSASREQIGTVDVVAERNRVEYKIDKKVINVSNDINAAGGSAVTVLENTPSVEVDIDGNVSLRGSSSFTVLIDGRPSVLSGSDALKQIPSSAIQNIEIITNPSVKYDPDGMAGIINVVMKRNVLSGVNGIVNVNLGTGDKYGTDMMLNYKTKKYNLFFGANWNDNTDKGTQKSTRETYANDTTTYLNTEGTRNQSHGGKQIKGGFDYYLTDKTSVTVSTQLGSYDFSSYGSGNLHNYDLPSSFDIYSIQKNNSTRTGNYVSANANFLTKFDENGTHKLEGSFNYRNRNGGSDETIDEYQTDANYSQVGEYLSRVITNENSNSNDYRAKLDYTLPLKGGSKFEAGLQSRIEDESEALDFKDFNTTTQQFENNPNFTSSMDFKENIHSVYSTYTGNLKAIQFVVGVREEYNKRSITHYKENVPNKYNLDRFDFFPSLHLSYELVDKSQLMTSYSRRINRPDGRDLDPFPSYMNQYTIRTGNPGLKPEYTDSYEASYMKKFGNSFVSLETFYRTTNNLMTRLTNVVDGISYMTVDNLNRDYSMGGEIMGNLNITKWLLINTSFTLYNYKMKGEVLGVSVDKESTNYSGRMNATIKFAPESRLQLTGFYRGPSVSAQGDQKGMVFTNLSYRQDLMKKKLSATLSVRDLLGTMRMQGTSYGDNFKSTFKMTREPRVLMLTLSYKINNYKMDKSAPAEENVPAMDNSGF, from the coding sequence ATGAAGAAGCTATTGACTGTGCTATTTTTATTTCTTATTACTGCAAGCACAATATTTTCACAGGTACCTCCGGCAGGTGCACGTCCTGGAGGACCAGGCGCAGGGATGAATGGAGTACCAAAAAATGGGAAGATTTCAGGAAAAATTATTGATACAGAAACGAATACACCTATGGAATATGCTAATGTTTCAATATTCCGTAAGCAGGATTCTAAATTGATTACTGGAAGTATTTCAAACGCCTCGGGAGCATTTGTGATCACCGATCTGCCATTGGGAGAGTATTATGTGGAAGCTAGTTTTATTGGATTTGAAAAAACAACGATAAAAGATGTTAAGATAGCTCCAAATGCAGCCACTGTAGATATGGGAACTATTGGTCTTTCGGCATCGCGCGAACAAATTGGTACTGTTGATGTGGTTGCTGAACGTAACCGGGTTGAATACAAAATTGATAAAAAAGTAATTAATGTGTCAAACGATATTAATGCGGCTGGTGGTAGCGCTGTTACCGTACTCGAAAATACGCCTTCCGTAGAAGTTGACATCGACGGAAACGTGAGCCTCCGCGGTTCATCGAGTTTTACTGTGCTGATCGATGGACGTCCCAGTGTACTTAGTGGAAGTGATGCACTGAAACAAATTCCGTCATCGGCTATCCAGAACATTGAAATTATTACCAATCCATCGGTTAAATATGATCCGGATGGAATGGCAGGAATTATTAATGTGGTGATGAAAAGAAATGTGCTTTCAGGCGTTAACGGAATCGTAAATGTAAACCTTGGAACCGGGGATAAATACGGTACCGACATGATGCTGAACTACAAAACAAAGAAATACAATTTATTCTTTGGTGCGAACTGGAACGACAACACTGACAAGGGAACTCAGAAATCGACTCGCGAAACTTACGCAAATGATACAACAACTTATCTGAATACTGAAGGAACAAGAAACCAAAGTCATGGAGGCAAGCAAATTAAAGGTGGTTTTGATTATTATCTGACTGATAAAACTTCAGTTACCGTTTCCACGCAATTGGGCAGCTACGATTTTAGTAGCTATGGCAGTGGAAACCTGCATAATTACGATCTCCCAAGTTCGTTCGATATCTATTCGATACAAAAAAACAACTCGACCAGAACCGGAAACTATGTAAGTGCGAATGCCAATTTTTTGACCAAATTCGATGAGAACGGTACTCACAAATTGGAAGGTTCGTTCAATTACCGTAACCGGAATGGAGGGTCTGATGAAACCATTGATGAGTATCAGACGGATGCTAACTATAGTCAGGTTGGCGAATACCTTTCGCGTGTCATTACTAATGAAAACAGCAATTCAAACGACTACAGAGCCAAACTGGATTACACTTTGCCGTTAAAAGGAGGTTCTAAATTCGAAGCTGGCCTGCAAAGTAGAATCGAAGACGAAAGCGAAGCTTTAGACTTTAAGGATTTTAATACAACAACCCAGCAGTTTGAAAACAATCCGAATTTTACAAGCTCAATGGATTTCAAAGAAAATATACATTCCGTTTATTCAACTTATACCGGAAACCTGAAAGCAATACAGTTTGTTGTTGGTGTGCGCGAGGAATATAACAAGCGAAGTATCACTCACTATAAAGAAAATGTCCCTAATAAGTATAATCTGGATCGTTTCGACTTTTTCCCATCTTTGCACTTGTCGTATGAATTGGTTGATAAAAGCCAGTTGATGACCAGTTATTCGCGTCGGATTAATCGTCCTGATGGTCGCGATCTGGATCCGTTCCCAAGTTATATGAACCAGTATACCATCAGAACAGGAAATCCGGGACTAAAGCCAGAATATACCGATTCGTACGAAGCTAGTTACATGAAGAAATTCGGTAATTCATTTGTTTCGCTCGAAACATTCTACCGCACCACCAATAACCTGATGACACGTTTAACCAATGTTGTTGATGGAATCAGCTACATGACAGTTGATAACCTTAACCGCGATTATTCAATGGGTGGCGAGATTATGGGAAACCTTAATATAACCAAATGGTTGCTGATAAACACCAGTTTTACCTTATACAATTATAAAATGAAGGGTGAAGTATTGGGCGTTTCAGTCGATAAAGAAAGTACAAACTACTCTGGACGGATGAATGCCACTATAAAATTTGCACCTGAAAGCCGTCTACAGTTGACTGGTTTTTACCGTGGCCCATCAGTATCGGCTCAAGGCGATCAAAAAGGAATGGTATTTACCAACCTGTCGTACCGTCAGGATCTCATGAAAAAGAAACTTTCGGCCACTTTAAGTGTACGTGACTTGTTGGGAACCATGAGGATGCAGGGAACCTCGTATGGCGATAATTTCAAATCGACCTTTAAAATGACACGCGAACCACGTGTACTGATGCTCACACTGAGCTACAAAATTAACAACTACAAGATGGACAAGTCGGCACCAGCCGAGGAAAATGTTCCGGCCATGGATAATAGTGGATTCTAA
- a CDS encoding polyprenol monophosphomannose synthase produces the protein MHHNLVLIPTYNEKENVERMIRKVFSLKTLFEILIIDDNSPDGTAAIVERLMPEFPDKLHILKRAGKEGLGKAYLAGFHWALERPYDYIFEMDCDFSHNPKDLERLYAECVGHQASLAIGSRYITGINVVNWPLGRVLMSYMASVYVRSITRMKIMDTTAGFKCYHRKVLETIDFDNIRLKGYGFQIEMKFKTWKHGFKIVEVPIIFKDRTQGASKMSGGIFNEALWGVLKMKIRSWFTHYEKMD, from the coding sequence GTGCATCACAATCTGGTTTTAATTCCAACTTATAACGAAAAGGAGAATGTCGAACGAATGATTCGAAAGGTTTTTTCCTTGAAAACTCTTTTTGAAATTTTAATTATCGACGATAATTCGCCAGACGGAACTGCTGCCATTGTTGAGCGATTAATGCCTGAATTCCCGGACAAGCTTCACATTCTGAAAAGAGCTGGTAAAGAGGGACTGGGTAAAGCCTACCTTGCTGGATTTCACTGGGCATTGGAACGGCCATACGATTATATTTTTGAAATGGATTGCGATTTCTCGCACAATCCGAAGGATCTTGAAAGATTATATGCCGAATGTGTCGGGCACCAGGCAAGTCTGGCTATCGGATCGCGATACATAACAGGTATCAATGTTGTAAACTGGCCATTGGGAAGGGTACTGATGTCGTATATGGCTTCGGTTTACGTCCGTTCCATTACCCGAATGAAAATTATGGACACTACTGCCGGATTCAAATGCTACCACCGCAAAGTACTGGAAACCATTGATTTTGATAACATTCGGCTAAAAGGCTATGGATTTCAGATTGAAATGAAATTTAAAACCTGGAAGCATGGATTTAAAATTGTTGAAGTCCCCATCATCTTTAAAGACCGGACACAAGGAGCGTCAAAAATGAGTGGTGGCATTTTCAACGAAGCACTTTGGGGCGTATTAAAAATGAAAATCAGAAGCTGGTTTACCCACTATGAAAAAATGGATTAA